Proteins found in one Butyricicoccus intestinisimiae genomic segment:
- the cysD gene encoding sulfate adenylyltransferase subunit CysD, whose protein sequence is MSEFSHLDQLEAEAIYIMREVAAECERPVMLYSIGKDSSVMLHLAMKAFYPEKPPFPFLHVDTTWKFKEMIDFRDRKAKELGIDMLVYTNQDGVAKGINPFDHGSAYTDIMKTQALKQALKKYGFTAAFGGGRRDEEKSRAKERIFSFRNEAQAWDPKNQRPEMWKLYNTKIHKGESIRVFPLSNWTEKDIWQYIQRENIDIVPLYFAAERPVVERDGNLIMVDDDRMRLLPGEKPMMKNVRFRTLGCYPLTGGVESTATTLDEVISETLSAVTSERTSRVIDKEAAGSMERRKREGYF, encoded by the coding sequence ATGAGTGAATTTTCCCACCTCGACCAATTAGAGGCAGAGGCAATTTATATTATGAGAGAAGTGGCAGCCGAATGTGAGCGTCCGGTTATGCTGTATTCCATCGGCAAGGACAGTTCGGTTATGCTGCATCTGGCAATGAAGGCATTCTATCCGGAAAAGCCGCCATTCCCATTCCTGCACGTCGATACCACTTGGAAGTTCAAGGAAATGATTGACTTCCGCGACCGCAAGGCAAAGGAACTCGGCATTGACATGTTGGTTTACACCAATCAGGACGGCGTTGCAAAGGGCATCAATCCGTTTGACCACGGTTCTGCATACACTGACATCATGAAGACGCAGGCACTCAAGCAGGCGCTCAAGAAGTACGGCTTTACCGCAGCGTTCGGCGGCGGCCGCCGAGACGAAGAAAAGTCGCGTGCCAAGGAGCGAATCTTCTCGTTCCGAAACGAGGCACAGGCTTGGGATCCAAAGAACCAGCGTCCGGAGATGTGGAAGCTGTACAACACCAAGATTCACAAGGGAGAGAGTATTCGCGTGTTCCCGCTGTCCAATTGGACGGAAAAAGACATCTGGCAGTACATCCAGCGTGAGAACATCGACATTGTGCCGCTGTACTTCGCGGCAGAGCGTCCGGTTGTCGAGCGCGACGGCAATCTCATCATGGTTGATGATGACCGCATGAGACTGCTGCCGGGTGAGAAGCCGATGATGAAGAACGTGCGTTTCCGTACCTTGGGATGCTATCCGCTGACTGGCGGTGTAGAATCCACCGCAACCACCCTTGACGAAGTTATTTCTGAAACATTATCCGCCGTTACCTCTGAACGAACCAGCCGCGTGATTGATAAAGAAGCAGCCGGAAGCATGGAGCGTAGAAAGAGAGAAGGTTATTTCTAA
- a CDS encoding sulfate adenylyltransferase subunit 1, which yields MKNLLKFITCGSVDDGKSTLIGHILYDTKKLYTDQEQALELDSKVGSRGGEIDYSLLLDGLMAEREQGITIDVAYRYFTTDNRSFIVADTPGHEEYTRNMAVGASFADLAIILVDASQGVLVQTRRHARICALMGIRYFVFALNKMDLVDYSEEKFRKIEADIQALAQELKLYSVKIIPVSATAGDNLTQHSDAMPWYTGTTLLNYLENVDIDEASHEEGFYMPVQRVCRPNHTFRGFQGQIEAGEISVGDEIHVQPSEETAHVKSILVGDKDAQTARAGQPVTIQLDREIDVSRGRVLTKDSHITCAKAFQATLLWMDDEPLTEGKEYFVKVGTRTIAGEIRSIRYKTDVNTGEQVQAHSLKKNEIAYCDITVAEEIPVDTFEKHKTLGEVLFIDRVTNMTSACGVVEALVQDSSADRTVQFQSEDGTVKTHLFETVYMQLDSGLVGRYDPQGVQFKIGDKLPLTGEGYAYPDSFDIIARESKQVVRIINGIYAEVVPLAQYQVDGVPLVDARGNAIAVSTQDGLQEYLTTVAQDEAKLNELLHFETFRKIVFRSGEQEDYVI from the coding sequence ATGAAGAATCTGTTAAAGTTTATTACCTGCGGCAGCGTGGATGACGGTAAATCCACACTGATCGGACATATTTTATACGATACCAAGAAGCTGTACACGGATCAGGAACAGGCGCTGGAGCTGGACAGCAAGGTTGGTAGCCGCGGCGGCGAGATTGACTATTCGCTGCTGCTGGACGGTCTGATGGCAGAACGAGAGCAGGGCATCACGATTGACGTCGCATATCGCTACTTCACCACGGACAACCGCAGCTTTATCGTTGCTGACACGCCGGGACATGAGGAGTACACCAGAAACATGGCGGTCGGCGCATCGTTTGCCGATCTGGCAATCATTTTGGTCGATGCTTCGCAGGGCGTGCTTGTGCAGACCCGCCGCCACGCACGCATCTGTGCACTGATGGGCATTCGTTACTTCGTCTTTGCGCTCAACAAGATGGACTTGGTCGATTACAGCGAGGAGAAGTTCCGCAAGATTGAGGCGGATATTCAGGCACTGGCACAGGAGCTCAAGCTGTACAGCGTCAAGATTATTCCGGTATCTGCGACAGCAGGCGACAACCTGACCCAGCATTCCGATGCAATGCCGTGGTATACCGGCACCACGCTGCTGAATTATCTGGAAAATGTAGATATTGACGAAGCATCACATGAGGAAGGCTTCTATATGCCGGTACAGCGCGTATGCCGTCCGAATCATACGTTCCGCGGCTTCCAAGGTCAAATTGAAGCCGGAGAAATTTCCGTCGGTGATGAGATTCATGTACAGCCGAGCGAGGAGACCGCACATGTCAAGTCGATTCTGGTCGGCGATAAGGATGCACAGACCGCGCGTGCCGGTCAGCCGGTAACCATTCAGCTGGATCGAGAGATTGACGTCTCCCGCGGCCGCGTGCTGACCAAGGACAGCCACATCACCTGCGCAAAGGCATTTCAGGCAACCCTGCTGTGGATGGATGACGAGCCGCTCACCGAAGGCAAGGAATACTTTGTCAAGGTAGGCACCCGCACCATCGCAGGCGAGATTCGCTCAATTCGCTATAAGACCGATGTGAATACCGGCGAGCAGGTGCAGGCACACAGCCTCAAGAAAAACGAAATTGCATACTGCGATATTACCGTGGCAGAAGAAATTCCGGTTGACACCTTTGAAAAGCACAAGACACTGGGTGAAGTGCTGTTTATCGACCGCGTGACGAATATGACTTCCGCGTGCGGCGTGGTAGAAGCACTGGTACAGGATTCTTCCGCAGATCGTACCGTACAGTTCCAGAGTGAGGACGGCACGGTCAAGACGCATCTGTTTGAGACGGTTTACATGCAGCTGGATTCCGGTCTGGTTGGACGCTATGACCCGCAGGGCGTACAGTTCAAAATCGGCGACAAGCTGCCGCTGACCGGTGAGGGCTATGCATATCCGGACAGCTTCGACATCATTGCTCGTGAGAGCAAGCAGGTTGTCCGCATCATCAACGGCATTTACGCAGAGGTTGTGCCGCTCGCGCAGTATCAGGTGGACGGTGTGCCGCTGGTCGATGCACGCGGCAATGCCATCGCCGTATCGACACAGGACGGACTGCAGGAGTATCTGACCACTGTTGCACAGGATGAAGCAAAGCTCAACGAGCTGCTGCATTTTGAGACCTTCCGCAAGATTGTTTTCCGCAGCGGAGAGCAGGAAGATTACGTCATTTAA
- a CDS encoding MalY/PatB family protein, whose translation MPVDFDTVPNRRGTNCFKYDFAREMGMPEDVLPLWVADMDFPTAHAVLERLHALAEHGIFGYTGVKDAYFSAVHNWYAQRFGWETQRSWLVTTPGVVFAIAIAIRAFTQKGDAILIQQPVYYPFANKVTENDRQLVVNPLVLKNGRYEMDFADMERKIVDYHVKMLLLCSPHNPVGRVWTKEELLRVGEICQKHGVLVVSDEIHADFTYAGHTHHVFASVKSEFADFTITCTAPSKTFNLAGLQNSNIFIPNRQLRHAYKKELSACGCGGTNCMGMAACQAAYEAGADWLEQLKQYLAGNLAYVRQFLREKLPDIALIEPEGTYLVWLDLRKLGLTEQQQRQLIVQDAKLWLDTGTLFGQGGEGFERINIACPRTTIEQAMQRLEHAVHKTR comes from the coding sequence ATGCCAGTTGATTTTGACACGGTTCCGAACCGCAGGGGAACCAATTGTTTCAAATACGATTTTGCGCGCGAAATGGGTATGCCGGAAGATGTACTCCCGCTGTGGGTAGCTGATATGGATTTCCCGACGGCGCATGCAGTCCTCGAACGGCTGCACGCACTGGCAGAACATGGAATTTTCGGCTATACCGGTGTCAAGGATGCGTATTTTTCCGCCGTGCACAACTGGTATGCGCAGCGGTTTGGCTGGGAGACACAGCGAAGCTGGCTGGTTACCACGCCGGGCGTTGTATTTGCCATTGCGATTGCGATTCGGGCATTTACGCAAAAGGGAGACGCGATTTTGATTCAGCAGCCGGTGTACTATCCGTTTGCCAATAAAGTCACAGAGAATGACCGGCAATTGGTAGTCAATCCGCTGGTTTTGAAAAACGGCAGATATGAAATGGATTTTGCCGATATGGAGCGCAAGATTGTGGATTATCACGTGAAAATGCTGCTGCTGTGCAGTCCGCACAATCCGGTCGGGCGCGTCTGGACAAAAGAAGAATTGCTTCGCGTCGGTGAAATCTGTCAAAAACACGGCGTGCTGGTTGTCAGCGATGAAATCCATGCGGATTTTACCTATGCAGGACACACACATCATGTTTTTGCGTCGGTAAAATCGGAATTTGCGGATTTTACCATTACCTGTACGGCGCCGAGCAAGACGTTTAATTTGGCAGGTCTGCAAAATTCCAACATTTTTATCCCCAATCGGCAGCTGCGGCATGCATATAAAAAAGAGCTGTCCGCCTGCGGCTGCGGCGGCACCAATTGTATGGGAATGGCGGCATGTCAGGCTGCGTATGAGGCGGGAGCGGACTGGCTGGAACAGCTCAAACAATATCTTGCCGGAAATCTGGCGTATGTCCGGCAATTTTTGCGCGAAAAACTGCCGGACATTGCGCTTATCGAGCCGGAAGGCACTTATCTGGTCTGGCTGGACTTGAGAAAGCTCGGGCTGACCGAACAACAGCAGCGGCAGCTCATCGTGCAGGATGCCAAGCTTTGGCTGGATACCGGAACCCTATTTGGACAGGGCGGCGAGGGATTTGAACGCATCAATATCGCCTGCCCGCGCACGACGATCGAGCAAGCAATGCAGCGGCTGGAGCACGCTGTGCACAAAACAAGATAA
- a CDS encoding tRNA threonylcarbamoyladenosine dehydratase, with translation MLNQFSRTQLLLGQDGMDRLANARVAVFGVGGVGGFTVEALARSGVGAIDLIDDDKVCLTNINRQIIALRSTVGKYKVDVAAERLRDINQNIQVNTYKTFYMPDTAHQFDFSQYDYVVDAIDTITGKLELVMQAHKAGTPIICSMGAGNKLDPTAFRVADIYKTSVDPLARVMRHELRKRGIKKLKVVYSEEPPMRPVDDMASSCRTNCICPPGAERKCTERRDIPGSNAFVPSVVGLIIAGEVIKDLSGVGGRA, from the coding sequence ATGTTAAATCAATTTTCAAGAACACAGCTTTTATTGGGACAAGACGGAATGGATAGACTGGCAAACGCTCGCGTTGCCGTGTTCGGTGTTGGCGGTGTCGGAGGATTTACCGTGGAAGCACTGGCGCGCAGCGGTGTCGGCGCCATTGACTTGATTGACGACGACAAGGTTTGTCTGACCAATATCAACCGTCAGATTATTGCCCTGCGCAGCACGGTTGGAAAATACAAGGTGGATGTGGCGGCGGAGCGTCTGCGCGACATCAATCAGAATATCCAAGTCAATACATATAAGACGTTTTATATGCCGGACACCGCGCATCAATTTGATTTTTCGCAGTACGATTATGTTGTGGATGCGATTGACACCATTACCGGCAAGCTGGAACTGGTCATGCAGGCACACAAAGCGGGTACGCCGATTATCTGTTCCATGGGCGCGGGCAACAAATTGGACCCGACTGCCTTCCGTGTTGCGGATATTTATAAAACGTCGGTCGATCCGCTGGCGCGCGTTATGCGTCATGAGCTGCGCAAGCGCGGCATCAAAAAGCTCAAAGTGGTATACTCCGAGGAGCCGCCCATGCGTCCGGTAGACGATATGGCGAGTAGCTGCCGCACGAACTGCATCTGTCCGCCGGGAGCAGAGCGCAAGTGCACGGAGCGTCGGGATATTCCGGGCAGCAATGCGTTTGTGCCGTCGGTTGTCGGCTTGATTATCGCAGGAGAAGTGATTAAAGATCTTTCCGGCGTGGGAGGCCGCGCATGA
- a CDS encoding cysteine desulfurase family protein: protein MIYLDYSANTPADPAVLRTFVETEQRYIGNANSTHAAGRAAHARMDEILAHTAQLLGVQPDELIFTSGASEANNLALKGMARASRHVGKHIISTALEHSSVSGTLTALQERGYEIDLVDIDREGRVDLEHLRELMRKDTVMVAVCAVDSELGAVQPLAEIAEIVKQAPDCRLHVDATQAVGKMPVSFDGIDTMSIAPHKFYGLNGCGILVKRKGVILEPLIHGGASTTIYRSGTPALALAASMETALQLALEQLPKRQAVVQAWNNLLRERLSAYPEVRINSPKQAIPHILNLSVRGVKGAAFQQALDAKGICVSVKSACSVENTPSRAVFAVSHDRKTAMSSWRISLSHLTTQNDIDGFLSAFEACYKELTK, encoded by the coding sequence ATGATCTATCTGGATTACTCCGCCAACACGCCGGCAGATCCGGCGGTTCTGCGCACCTTTGTGGAGACAGAACAGCGCTATATTGGCAATGCCAATTCCACCCACGCAGCCGGACGGGCAGCGCATGCGCGCATGGATGAAATCTTGGCGCATACGGCACAGCTGTTGGGTGTACAGCCGGATGAACTGATTTTCACCTCCGGCGCGAGTGAGGCAAACAATCTCGCCCTCAAGGGCATGGCGCGCGCGAGCCGCCATGTGGGAAAACACATCATCTCGACGGCGCTGGAGCATTCTTCCGTCAGCGGAACCTTGACCGCTTTACAGGAACGCGGATATGAGATAGATTTGGTGGACATCGACCGCGAGGGCAGGGTGGATTTGGAGCATTTGCGCGAGCTGATGCGGAAGGATACCGTCATGGTTGCCGTGTGCGCCGTGGACAGCGAATTGGGAGCGGTACAGCCGCTTGCAGAAATTGCGGAGATTGTCAAGCAGGCTCCGGATTGCCGGCTGCATGTCGATGCGACACAGGCGGTGGGGAAAATGCCGGTCAGCTTTGACGGAATAGATACTATGAGCATTGCACCACACAAGTTTTATGGTCTCAACGGCTGCGGCATTTTGGTCAAGCGCAAAGGCGTGATTTTGGAACCGCTCATTCACGGCGGCGCGAGCACGACGATTTATCGCAGCGGCACACCGGCGCTGGCGCTGGCGGCTTCTATGGAAACAGCCTTGCAGCTCGCATTGGAACAGCTGCCCAAGAGACAAGCTGTCGTGCAGGCGTGGAACAATCTGCTGAGAGAGCGGCTGTCCGCCTATCCGGAGGTGCGCATAAACAGCCCGAAACAGGCGATTCCGCATATTTTAAATTTGAGCGTGCGCGGCGTCAAGGGCGCTGCGTTTCAGCAGGCGCTGGATGCCAAGGGCATTTGTGTATCCGTCAAATCTGCCTGTTCTGTGGAGAATACGCCGTCCAGAGCGGTCTTTGCCGTCAGTCATGACCGGAAAACGGCAATGTCCTCCTGGCGCATCAGCCTGAGTCATTTAACAACACAGAACGACATAGACGGGTTTTTGTCTGCTTTTGAAGCATGCTATAAGGAGTTAACGAAATGA
- a CDS encoding tRNA 2-thiocytidine biosynthesis TtcA family protein, which translates to MSREFEPYQRIERSIITKYKKEIWNPFTHAVRDYDLIQAGDKIAVCISGGKDSMLMAKLIQQLHRHSEVPFDVVYLVMDPGYNEINRQKIESNAKLLHIPITIFETNIFAVANKTEKDPCYLCARMRRGHLYNKARELGCNKIALGHHFNDVIETVVMGMFYSSMIQTMPPKLHSDNFPGMEVIRPMYGIREDAVIAWKNYNDLEFIQCACRFTENCTMCDNGGGGSKRQEIKTLIRRLKRDNSYIEKSIFNGIHSVSIDTFAGYKSRGIKHSFLESYDEKTPIGPMKESVGMNRAEMQRFLSEEVQSGTDELEAYRKLMQKIGVTVPKK; encoded by the coding sequence ATGAGCCGAGAATTTGAGCCATATCAGCGCATTGAGCGCAGTATCATCACCAAATATAAAAAAGAAATCTGGAATCCATTCACCCATGCCGTTCGAGATTATGACTTGATTCAGGCGGGCGATAAAATTGCCGTCTGTATCTCCGGTGGAAAGGATTCCATGCTGATGGCAAAGCTGATTCAGCAGCTGCACCGCCACAGCGAAGTACCGTTTGATGTGGTATATCTTGTCATGGATCCGGGATACAACGAAATCAATCGGCAGAAGATTGAGAGCAATGCCAAGCTGCTGCACATTCCGATTACCATTTTTGAGACCAATATTTTTGCGGTTGCCAATAAGACGGAGAAAGATCCGTGTTATCTGTGCGCGCGGATGCGCCGCGGTCATCTGTACAACAAGGCGCGGGAGCTGGGCTGCAATAAGATAGCGCTTGGTCATCACTTCAACGATGTCATCGAAACGGTTGTCATGGGCATGTTTTACAGCTCGATGATTCAGACCATGCCGCCGAAGCTGCACAGCGACAACTTTCCCGGAATGGAAGTCATTCGGCCGATGTATGGCATTCGGGAAGATGCCGTTATCGCATGGAAAAATTACAATGATTTGGAATTTATTCAGTGCGCCTGTCGATTTACAGAAAACTGTACGATGTGCGACAACGGAGGCGGCGGTTCCAAGCGGCAGGAAATCAAGACGCTGATTCGCCGGCTCAAGCGCGACAATTCGTACATTGAGAAAAGTATCTTCAACGGCATTCATTCGGTATCCATTGATACGTTTGCAGGCTACAAGAGCCGCGGCATCAAACACTCGTTCTTGGAATCTTATGATGAAAAGACCCCGATTGGCCCGATGAAGGAATCCGTCGGCATGAATCGTGCAGAAATGCAGCGTTTTTTGTCAGAGGAAGTGCAGAGCGGCACGGATGAACTGGAAGCCTACCGCAAGCTGATGCAGAAAATCGGCGTGACTGTTCCGAAAAAATAA
- a CDS encoding MGDG synthase family glycosyltransferase, whose product MEQRKILILTGNFGMGHRCVAEAIRQQLAAMHTHAQIQVLDLMDALFPNSSALLYRGFAQMVHYCPSLYNQLNKITGRCSTLPMQSWIADKMKELLKDAEIVVSTFPLCAQFAAMYKRKYHASTALYTYITDIGAQDEWIVPDTDLYFVGAQETKLDLLYKGVAPHSIHVCGIPVRQDFLHPVRQEHSGKTEILLMGGGLGLLPSAEDCLSVLSRCDSMHVTVITGKNQALYDTLRVKYPEITVIGYTEQVAQYMQRADVLVTKSGGATTFEAIHSETPLYILQPFLVQEFANARYIEQHRIGCVAWKKSQTIAQDILALAQEPSRLHEMKRNMHMLKQSWEEICPVVAYNSRREPTAS is encoded by the coding sequence ATGGAGCAGAGAAAGATTTTGATTTTAACCGGTAATTTCGGCATGGGACATCGCTGCGTGGCGGAGGCCATTCGGCAGCAGCTTGCTGCCATGCACACCCATGCACAGATTCAGGTGCTTGATTTGATGGATGCGCTGTTTCCAAACAGCAGCGCCCTGCTGTACCGCGGATTTGCGCAGATGGTGCATTACTGTCCGAGTCTTTATAATCAGCTGAACAAAATAACAGGCAGATGCAGCACCCTGCCGATGCAGTCGTGGATTGCGGACAAAATGAAAGAATTGCTGAAAGATGCAGAAATCGTTGTGTCCACGTTTCCGCTGTGTGCGCAGTTTGCGGCGATGTATAAGCGGAAGTATCACGCATCCACTGCGCTGTACACCTACATCACAGACATTGGCGCACAGGATGAATGGATTGTGCCGGATACAGATTTGTATTTTGTCGGTGCGCAGGAAACTAAATTGGATTTGCTGTACAAAGGCGTTGCGCCGCACAGCATTCATGTGTGCGGCATTCCGGTTCGGCAGGATTTTTTACATCCGGTTCGGCAGGAACACAGCGGCAAAACGGAAATTTTGCTGATGGGCGGCGGTCTGGGACTGCTTCCGTCGGCGGAGGACTGCCTGTCCGTCTTGAGCCGGTGCGACAGCATGCATGTCACCGTGATAACAGGAAAAAATCAAGCGCTGTATGATACGCTGCGCGTGAAATATCCGGAAATTACCGTCATCGGCTATACCGAGCAGGTGGCGCAATACATGCAGAGGGCGGATGTGCTGGTGACAAAATCCGGCGGCGCAACGACATTTGAAGCGATACATAGCGAAACGCCGCTGTATATTTTGCAGCCGTTTCTCGTGCAGGAATTTGCCAATGCGCGCTATATCGAACAGCACCGCATTGGCTGCGTGGCGTGGAAAAAATCGCAGACGATTGCACAGGATATTTTGGCGTTGGCACAGGAACCATCGCGTTTGCACGAAATGAAACGAAACATGCACATGCTGAAACAGAGCTGGGAAGAAATTTGTCCTGTGGTGGCATACAATTCGAGAAGGGAGCCGACAGCATCATGA
- a CDS encoding polysaccharide deacetylase family protein, which yields MNIWYWAGAIVLLGYSVIPTYTAKLLHRVRRKRTGNTLYLTFDDGPDLLYTPQLLQLLARYDIKASFFVVAQFAKQNPALIQRMQDEGHLVGVHGLAHKNGMLQTPWQAYSDFQEARQTMRHLGVNVKYVRPPWGHWNLISVHQMHRAGMKPMLWDVMAQDWSAGETAESIQRKLLRRTTGGSIICLHDGRGKDEAPVRTIAALRKTIPLWLERGYRFDTVDHYENKTDS from the coding sequence ATGAACATCTGGTATTGGGCAGGTGCGATTGTTTTGCTGGGATACAGTGTGATTCCTACGTATACGGCGAAGCTGCTGCACCGCGTGCGCCGCAAGCGAACGGGTAATACGCTTTATTTGACGTTTGATGATGGACCGGATTTGTTATATACACCGCAGCTGCTGCAGCTGCTCGCACGGTATGATATCAAAGCAAGCTTTTTTGTCGTGGCACAGTTTGCCAAACAAAATCCGGCACTCATCCAGCGTATGCAGGACGAAGGACATCTGGTCGGTGTCCATGGACTGGCGCACAAAAACGGCATGCTGCAAACACCATGGCAGGCATACAGCGATTTTCAAGAAGCGCGGCAGACCATGCGGCATTTGGGCGTAAACGTCAAGTATGTTCGGCCGCCGTGGGGACATTGGAATCTAATCTCTGTGCACCAAATGCATCGGGCAGGAATGAAACCGATGCTGTGGGACGTCATGGCGCAGGACTGGAGTGCCGGTGAAACTGCGGAAAGCATCCAGCGCAAGCTGCTTCGGCGAACAACCGGCGGCAGCATCATTTGTCTGCACGACGGCCGCGGCAAAGACGAAGCACCGGTGCGTACCATTGCCGCGTTGCGCAAAACCATTCCGTTATGGCTGGAACGCGGATATCGATTTGATACGGTGGATCATTATGAAAACAAAACTGACTCGTAA
- a CDS encoding lysylphosphatidylglycerol synthase transmembrane domain-containing protein, which produces MKTKLTRKQLLGNLLLFFGLIAITFFLLLRGQNPRELWQAIRSARVSMIGIAIGCMCVFVLSEGAVTWQCLRLFGCRSRLKNNIFYALVGFFFSSVTPSASGGQPMQLYYMHRDRIAVPTAALALLVQFSVFQIVTIACAAVGFGTQYAQLVQEGGAFRYAFLLGTAVNAALLAITLAMIFSKRASEKILHLLVRVLTCLHYKKANQMQQQLTEQLALYQRGTQYLRQNGHVLCGIVGLTIVQAVAFYTIPCWIVLALHPAAAHSFFAIAAMEAVLYVSVSALPLPGSVGASEGAFLLLFRAFIPSGALQYAMLLSRGVSFYLFVACSGGAVAVRQLLQPNKQTLS; this is translated from the coding sequence ATGAAAACAAAACTGACTCGTAAACAACTGCTCGGCAATCTCCTGTTATTTTTCGGTTTGATTGCCATTACCTTTTTTCTTTTGCTGCGCGGACAAAATCCGCGGGAGCTATGGCAGGCAATCCGCAGCGCGCGTGTGTCGATGATTGGCATTGCGATTGGATGTATGTGTGTCTTTGTGCTCAGTGAAGGCGCGGTCACATGGCAGTGCCTTCGTCTGTTTGGCTGCCGAAGCCGATTGAAAAACAACATTTTTTATGCGCTGGTCGGCTTTTTCTTCAGCTCGGTCACGCCGTCCGCAAGCGGCGGGCAGCCGATGCAGCTGTACTATATGCATCGCGACCGCATTGCCGTTCCGACGGCTGCGTTGGCTCTGCTGGTACAGTTTTCCGTCTTTCAGATTGTGACCATTGCGTGTGCGGCGGTCGGGTTTGGAACACAGTATGCACAGCTGGTACAGGAGGGCGGCGCGTTTCGCTATGCGTTTTTGCTCGGCACGGCGGTCAATGCGGCGCTGCTCGCCATCACGCTGGCGATGATTTTTTCCAAGCGGGCGAGCGAAAAGATTTTGCATTTGCTCGTCCGTGTGCTGACGTGCCTGCACTATAAAAAAGCCAATCAGATGCAGCAGCAATTGACGGAACAGCTGGCGCTATATCAGCGCGGCACACAGTACCTGCGGCAAAACGGACACGTTTTGTGCGGTATCGTCGGTCTGACCATCGTACAGGCCGTCGCGTTTTATACGATTCCGTGCTGGATTGTGCTGGCGCTCCATCCGGCTGCGGCGCATTCCTTTTTCGCCATTGCGGCCATGGAAGCGGTGCTGTATGTCAGTGTGTCTGCGCTGCCGCTGCCCGGTTCCGTCGGCGCGAGCGAAGGGGCGTTTCTGCTGCTGTTTCGCGCGTTTATTCCGAGCGGTGCGCTGCAATATGCAATGCTGCTCAGCCGCGGCGTCAGCTTCTATTTGTTTGTCGCATGCAGCGGCGGCGCGGTTGCCGTGCGGCAGCTGCTTCAGCCCAACAAACAAACGCTCTCGTAA
- the trmD gene encoding tRNA (guanosine(37)-N1)-methyltransferase TrmD — MKFDILTLFPEMIDAVMQTSIIGRAQQAGLVSIQATNIRDFTLDKHNRVDDTPYGGGKGMVMQADPLFRCHQHVTGGKHVHTVLMSAQGKPFCQEKARELLAYEHLVIVCGHYEGIDQRFIDECVDEEISIGDFVLTGGEIPAMAVTDAVCRMVPGVLAEEVCFTDESHWNGLLEYPQYTKPAVWHDREVPEVLLSGHHANIDRWRRKQSLARTRKQRPDLFEQFEPQGKQDQKILDEIYLEDGIVRF; from the coding sequence ATGAAATTTGATATTTTAACGCTGTTTCCGGAAATGATTGACGCAGTGATGCAGACGAGCATCATCGGCCGCGCCCAGCAGGCGGGTCTCGTCAGCATTCAGGCGACCAATATCCGCGATTTTACTCTAGACAAGCACAACCGCGTGGATGACACGCCATACGGCGGCGGAAAAGGCATGGTTATGCAGGCAGATCCTCTGTTTCGCTGCCACCAGCATGTGACCGGCGGCAAGCATGTGCACACGGTTCTCATGAGCGCGCAGGGCAAGCCGTTTTGTCAGGAAAAAGCGCGCGAGCTGCTAGCGTACGAGCATCTTGTCATCGTATGCGGTCACTACGAGGGCATCGACCAGCGCTTTATTGACGAGTGCGTGGACGAGGAAATCTCTATCGGTGATTTCGTGCTGACCGGCGGCGAAATCCCTGCCATGGCGGTCACTGACGCCGTGTGCCGCATGGTTCCCGGCGTGCTGGCCGAGGAGGTTTGTTTCACCGACGAAAGCCACTGGAACGGCTTATTGGAGTATCCGCAGTACACCAAGCCGGCTGTCTGGCACGACCGCGAGGTTCCGGAGGTTCTGCTGTCCGGTCATCATGCCAACATTGACAGATGGCGCAGAAAGCAAAGCCTTGCCCGCACGCGCAAGCAACGTCCAGATTTGTTCGAGCAATTTGAACCGCAAGGCAAACAGGATCAGAAGATTCTAGATGAAATTTATTTGGAGGACGGCATCGTCCGGTTTTAA